The genomic segment ATGCGGCAGCGTGGTGCCGACCAGGTGGCGGTAGCGCTCGTCATCGGGATGCACCGCGACCGCCGTGTCACCGAGCATCGTCTCGACGCGGGTGGTGGCGACCACGATGTGCGGTTGCGAGTCGTCGAGCGAGCCGTACCGGAACGACACAAGTTCGCCCTCGACGTCGAGGTAATTGACCTCGAGATCCGAGATCGCCGTTTCGAGCACCGGCGACCAGTTGACGAGTCGCTCGGCCTGATAGATCAGCCCCGCGTCGTAGAGCCGCTTGAAGATCGTCCGCACCGCGCGGGACAGGCCCTCGTCCATCGTGAACCGGTCGCGGTCCCAATCCACCCCGTCGCCGAGGCGCCGCATTTGGCCGCCGATGGCGCCGCCGGACTCATGCTTCCAGTCCCAGACCTTGTCGACGAAGAGCTCGCGACCGAAGTCCTCTTTGGTTTTGCCGTCGACCGCGAGCTGCTTTTCCACCACGCTCTGCGTCGCGATGCCGGCGTGATCCGTCCCGGGCTGCCACAGCACCTCGTATCCCTGCATGCGCTTGCGGCGGGTCAGGGCGTCCATCATCGTGTGTTCCAGCGCGTGGCCCATGTGCAGGCTGCCCGTGACGTTCGGCGGCGGCAGCACAATCGAGTACCCGGGCTTGGAGCTAGTCGGGTCCGCCTTGAAGTAACCGGCATCCACCCACCTCTGGTAGATCGCCGTCTCCTGCGCACCGGGATCCCACGACTTGGGCAGGTCGGCGGCGGAGCGGGGGCTGGCGGTCACCGGTCAATTCTAGGAACCGCGACGGGCACGCGTGTAAGCGCCCGAACACGCGTGTGCTCGGTCACTCTCGGTGCCGCCGCCCGATCAGGGAATCGTGAGTACCTGGCCGGGGTGGAGCAGGTCGGGATCGGCGACACCGCTGGCGTCCGCGATCACCTGATACTTGCTTCCGTCGCCGTAATACCGCTCCGCGATGGCCCACATCGTGTCGCCGGACACGACGGTGTAGGTGCGCGGTGCGGGCTCGGGAGCGGCGTGCGGCGCGGGATCCGGGGTGCCGCCGACGGGCCCGGACATCGGATCGGGCGCGGGCTCGGCGACGGGCTGTGCCGGGTCGGGCAGCACATCCGCGGGCTCGGCGGCCGGCGCCGGAGGGGGCGGACCGTCGGTCTGGGTGTGGCTGGACCACGCCGGTCCGTCCGCGGCGTAGAGCACGAGGTTGCCGTCGTCCTGAAGCACGAGCCGCACGTCCTTCTTGCCCTTGGTGTCGGTATGCCAAACCGGCTTGTCCGACGTGTACAGCACGAAATTGCCGTCGCGCTGCACCTCGGCACGCTGCACGTCTTGGCCGTTGGTCGCCGTCGCCCACAGCGCTTCGCCGCGCGCGGCCAGCACCAGGTTGCCGTCGTCTTGCAGCGTCAGGGTGTAGGCCCCGTTAGTGGAGGCGAGCGATTGCCCCCGCTGCAACTGTTGTCCTTCAGTAAGCGTGTCTGACATGCCTTTTCCCTCGCGTCATCTCGTCCGGCGTGCTGACCCCGGACGCGTCTGCCGGTGCCCGGTGAGTGGGCGCCCACTGAAAATCGGTCGGAGCTGGCATACCTCCCTCGGCGCGATCGAAACCATCAGGAGTCGAGGACGAACCTCCACACGTAATGCGTCATCGGGATCTCACATTGATGGCACGGATGTTCAGGCAAGTCGACTACAAGATCAGTCCGATACGGCGCCGATCGAAAGCCGTTGTGGCACAGGCTTAATCCAGCCGCTCGGTCCGCAGCGACACGCCGGCAGCGGGCAGCCGGGTCAGCAAAACGTCACCCATCGCGACCGCCGGAGTGAGCACACCGCGCAGGTCGGTGAGCTTGTCCCGGTCCAGCGCGAGGGCCAGGCCGCACTCCCCCAGCAACACCGCCGTCGCCTTGTAGCCGGGGTCTCCCCGCTGCTGCATCCTCGCCACATAGCGCGCACCGCTGGTTGTGGTGGTGTATGTCTCGAGCCGGTAATAGCCGCGATCGCGCGCCTTGGCACTCGGACCGGTGCCGGGTTTGGGTGTGATGCGGTCCACCAGCGCGCCCGGCAACAGCCGCATATAGCGACTGCCCAGTTCAAACGACGCGTTGCCGATCCCGGCCATGACGGCCGACGCCACCGGCGCCAGCGGCGACGAGCCCAGGCTCATGTGTTCGGTGTAGCGGAAGCGCCGACCGTATGCCCAATCCAGTAATGCGTTGCTGCGACGCACGATTCGGGTGTTGATCGACGACATCAGAAATCCGGCTGTCCAGACTCCGGTCAGCTCCGGCGCGATGTCGCGACCGCGCCGCCACGGCAGATCGGGCTGCCGACCTAGTTCGGGTTCGGCGCCGCGATCGGTGCTCAGCGTGTACGGGTCGGCAAGCAACCTGCGGACACCCGGGTCACTGGACGCGGCTCGTAGCACGCCCATGAGCGACGCGACCGTCCCGCCGGAGAACCCGCCCATCAACGCGCGCATCACGAAGTTGGTATCGCCGAGCTCACCGGTGCCCTCGTCCTGTGCCGTCCGGTACAGCGCGTACACCGTCAGATCCGAGGGGACGGAATCGAACCCGCAGCTATGCACGATGCGAGCGCCGTTGTCGGCGGCTTGCTTGTGATACAGGTCGATGGCCTCGCGGATGAACATCGCCTCCCCGGTCAGATCCGCGTAGTCGGTGCCCGCCGCGGCGCAGGCGGCCACCAACGGCATTCCATAGCGGGCGTAGGGCCCGACCGTGGTGACGACGACCCGGGTGCGGGCGGCCATCTCGTCCAGGGTGGCGGGCGACGCCGCGTCGGCGTTCAGCACCGGCCAGGACTGCGCGGCCTCGCCGAGGCTGTCGCGAACGGCGTGCAAGCGATCTGCCGACCTGCCGGCCAGGGCGATCCGGGCACCGGCTCCGGCGCGTGCCAGGTATTCGGCAGTGAGCTTGCCGACGAAGCCGGTCGCCCCGTACAGCACGATGTCGAATTCACGCCCCGATGCGGTCATCGTCGCGACGGTACCGGATCGACATCGGCTGCTCCGTGGCCGCGCGTACCCGCAGCCTGCTCAACAGAAAATGCCGGGCACAAAGGCCCGGCATTTTCTGTGGTGTTTGAGATCAGCCGCGACGGCCGCAGACCGGCCACGCGCCGATCCCCTGCGAGTGCAGCACGTTCTCGGCCACCCGGATCTGCTCCTCGCGGCTCGCGCCGGCCGGGGAACCCGACCCGCCGTTGGCACGCCAGGTGCTCGGGGTGAACTGCAGGCCACCGGCGAAGCCGTTACCGGTGCTGATCCCCCAGTTGCCACCCGACTCGCACTGTGCGATGGCATCCCAGTTCACGCTGTACGCCTTGATCGGCGCCGGAGCGTCCGGTGCGGGGGGCGGCGGGGCGTCAAAGCCCACCGGGGCGGGCGGCGGGGCGTCCGGTGCCGGAGGCGGCGGGACGTTCGGGTCAAAGCCCACTGGGGCAGGCGGCGGGGCGTCCGGTGCCGGGGCCGGCGGAACGTCGAAGCCCGCAGGCGCGGCGGGCGCCGGGGCGTCAGGAGCCGGCGGCGGGGGCACATCCGCGCTCGCGGTGCCGGACGGAAGCGTCACCAGCGAACCTGTGATAGCAGCGAGGATGAGCGTTTTGCGGACGTTGTTCAAAGCGTTCCTTTCGCGAGCGCGCGCGCCAAAGCAAACCCACGGATGGGTTTAGGTGGTTCATGTGGTGGAAATAGGTGCCTTGGACCGTGCCGTCTCGGTTCGGCACGACAGCGAGGACATGATCTGCCCAGCAGGCACAAAGCTGCTGGCTGCCGGGCGGCGATAGCCGTCCGGCAGCCCCGCTCACACACGGGTACGTGGATTAAATTTGGTTTAACCCCTTCGGGCTAAAAGGCACCGTATGGGACCGCGACGCATTCGTCATATCCGACACGCCGATATCTCGGAACAATAACGAGCAGATCACGACATGATGCGGAAATTGTTTTTGCAGGTCAGCCACGCCTTTTCTTTGCAAACTCCCAGGTCAAGATCATGGCGTAATCGTGACTCGAATCACGCTCATTTTGTGAGCTGGGCCACGCATTTGCCAGCCGATCGATCCCTGGCCCGGTTCGCTCGCCAGAAGACCCGGTCGCGAGCGATCCGCCGAGCCAAGAGCAATGATCTTGATCGGTTCAGTTCGAGCGGGAAAGTCTCGAAATATGCGTCTCTATCAGCCCAAACATGCTCTTCCACAACGTCGTTCGTCGATGCCGGAAAAGGACACCCGAGCGACGGGCGTTAGCATCGCGTAAACGCGTCTCGACAACCGTTTCAGACGAGTTACGCAGTGGTTCAAGGCGTTTAGCGAGACCCACGAGTGGAGGAGCCGCGGCGCCCGCGCGATGCGACGCGCCTTCACACCAGTGATGAGACCGCGCTGCGCATACTGCCCACATTTGCACAAACCAATTTGCTGGGGAATTTCACCCGACTTACTTCGACGGCCCACATCACCGCGGCGGCGGCGACCCGCCCCGCCGGCGGGCCAAACGTTATTCGAAAACTACTGTGCCGCAACGTGATCCGTTGCACCCGGAACTGCCTCGATCCGGACAATGCGGCAATAACTCCACAAACCAGCGGGATATTCGTTTCATTCGCAATGCCAATCACGATCAACAAACGGTTAACTGGCCTAGCATTTAAGCGATGCGTTTATCTCGATGAATTGAGATAATCCGAACAATTAATCTGAAGAATGGCGAAGCTCGCCGAGCCGATCAGGCGCCGGGGAGCACCAGGGCGCGGAACTCGGCGTCGGTGTTGACGTTGGTCAACGCACGCGAATCCGGCAGCACGATCTGCTGGGCGTCCGACGCGTCGATCAGGGCGCTCATTCTGCGCTCACCGGCGGCCACCAGTGCATCGATACGGTCGGCCAACGCGGTGCGGTACACGGCAGCCAGGAAATGGCTGCGACCATCCCACGGCACGATCACTTCGGCGTCGGTCTTGGTGGCCAACGCCATCAGGTCGTCGATCAATTCCGGTGTCAGCAGCGGCATGTCGACCGCGCAGACGAAGGCGAATTGGGCGCCCGCCTGCGCGGCGGCGCGCAGGCCTCGCCCGGTCGCCGCCAGCGGCCCAAGTCCCTGAATCTCGTCACGGATGACATGCGCCGCTAGCTTGGGCAGCGGTTGGCCGGGGGCGGCGACGACGAATACGGGCTCGCAGCGCTGCGCCACGACACCGACGACAAACTCGGCCATCGTGGCGGCTCCGCCAGGACCCGGCAGGGTGGCCTTGTCGCGGCCCATCCGCCGCGATTCGCCACCGGCGAGTACTACTGCGGCCAATGACACTGCATCGGACACGAGCGCAGCCCCTTAGTCGACGGTCCAGGTGTCACGCCCGCGCAGGAGAGACTGCAGCGCGGCCGCGTCGTACGGCGTTGCGGCCCGGGCCGCGGCGACCTGAGCGCGGGCCGCGTCGTCGTAGGTGGGCCGGGAGACATCCCGGAAGATGCCCAGCACGGTGTGATCGAGGTTCTGATCCGACAGCCGCGACAGCGCGAATGCATAGGCCGGGTCGTCGGTGTGCGCGTCGTGCTTGACGATCTCCCCGACGGCCACGTCGGCGGTCTTGGCGGCCTCGAGGCTGAAGCCCGACTTCACCACGCAGTATTCGCCGTTGGCGCCGAACACAATTGGCTCACCGTGACGCACGTTGATCACGCGGTCCTCGGCACCCTCTTTGCGCAGCGCGTCGAACGAGCCGTCGTTGAAGATCGGGCAGTCCTGCAGGATCTCGACCACCGAGGCCCCGCGGTGCTCGGCGGCTCCGCGCAACACCTCGGTCAGCCCGGCGCGGTCGGAGTCCAGCGCGCGACCGACGAACGTCGCCTCGGCGCCCAGCGCCAGCGACACCGGGTTGAACGGATGGTCCAGCGAACCCATCGGGGTGGATTTGGTGATCTTGCCGACCTCGGAGGTCGGCGAGTACTGACCCTTGGTCAGCCCGTAGATCCGGTTGTTGAACAGCAGGATCGTGATGTTGACGTTGCGGCGCAGCGCGTGGATCAGGTGGTTGCCGCCGATCGACAGCGCGTCGCCGTCGCCGGTGACCACCCAGACCGACAGGTCCTCGCGAGAAAGCGCCAGGCCGGTCGCGATCGCCGGCGCGCGGCCGTGAATCGAGTGGAACCCGTAGGTCTCGAGGTAGTAGGGGAAGCGACTGGAGCAGCCGATGCCGCTGATGAACACGATGTTCTCGCGGCGCAGGCCGAGGTCCGGCAGGAAGTTGCGGATCGTGTTGAGGATGACGTAGTCACCGCAGCCCGGGCACCAGCGGACCTCCTGGTCACTGGTGAAGTCCTTGCCCTTCTGCGGCTGGTCTTCAACAGACAAAGTGGGCACACCATCGTTCTTTTTCAACCTCGGAGTCAAGCCGAGGTCCGTGCCCGCCAGGTCGCTGCCGATCGCGTTAGTCACGAGCGCCGCTCCTCCTCATCGCTTCGTCCCCCGCAAGCGGGCGGTGCCCCTACTGCATCATCGCCGACGTGCGTCATGCGTTAGCTCCAACCGTTGCCGCCGCCATTCTGGCGACCATCGCTTTGTCTTGCTCGATCTCGGCCAGTGACCCGGCCAGTGCCCCGCGGATGACCCGTACGACCTCGTCGGCGAGGAAGGCAACGCCGTGCACCTTGGTGACCGACTGCACGTCGACCAGGTACTTGGCGCGCAGCAGCATCGCCAGCTGACCCAGATTCATCTCCGGTGCCACCACCCTCGGGTACCGACGCAGCACGTCGCCGAGGTTGGCGGGGAACGGATTGAGATAACGCAGGTGGGCGTGGGCGACCTTGATGCCCTTGCGCCGGGCGCGCCGGCAGGCTTCACCGATCGGGCCATATGAGCTGCCCCAGCCGATCAGCAACAGCTCGGCGTCACCGGTCGGGTCGTCGACCTCCAGGTCGGGCACCGAGATGCCGTCGATCTTGGCCTGGCGCAACCGAACCATCAGGTCGTGGTTGACCGGCTCGTAAGAGATTGCGCCCGAACCGTTTGCGGCCTCCAGGCCACCGATCCGGTGTTCCAGACCAGGCGTGCCCGGAACGGCGAACTGGCGGGCCAGCGTCTCCGGGTCCCGCGCGTACGGCTGGAAGGGCTCGTCGGGCTTGGCGAAGGTGTGCGTGATCGGCGTCAGCGTCGAGACGTCCGGGATCTTCCACGGCTCCGAGCCGTTGGCGATCGCACCGTCGGACAGCAGGATCACCGGCGTGTGGTAGGACACCGCGATGCGTACCGCCTCCAGCGCGGTCTCAAAGCAGTCGGACGGCGACCGCGGCGCCAGCACCGCAACCGGCGACTCGCCATTGCGGCCAAAGAGCGCCTGCAGCAGGTCGGCCTGCTCGGTCTTGGTGGGCAGACCGGTCGACGGTCCGCCTCGCTGCACGTCGATGACCAGCAGCGGCAGTTCGGTCATCACGGCTAAGCCGAGCGCCTCGGACTTCAGCGAGATGCCCGGACCGGAGGTGCTGGTCACTCCCAGCGCGCCGCCATACGAGGCACCGATCGCGGCGCAGATACCGCCGATCTCGTCCTCGGCCTGGAACGTGATGACGTTGAAGTTTTTGTGCTTGGACAGCTCGTGCAGGATGTCCGACGCCGGAGTGATCGGGTAGCTGCCGAGCATGACCTGAATGCCGGACAGCTGGCCCGCCGCCACGATGCCGTAGGCCAGCGCGGTGTTGCCGGAGATCTGGCGGTATTCGCCGGTGGGCAAGGTCGCCCGGGACACCTCATAGGTGGTGCCGAAGGCCTCGGTGGTTTCGCCGTAGTTCCAGCCCGCCTTCAGCGCGAGCACGTTGGCCTCGGCGACGTCGGGCTTACGGACGAACTTCTCCCTGATGAAGTTCTCGCTGGTCTGGATCGGTCGCCCGTACATCCACGACAGCAGGCCGAGGGCGAACATGTTCTTGGCGCGCTGCCCGTCTTTCTTGGACGCGCCGATCGTCTCGACGGCGCCGAGCGTCAGCGTGGTCATCGCGACGGAGTGCACCACGTAGTCGGACAGCTCGTCGGTCTCCAGCGGGTTTGCTACGTAACCGACCTTGGTCAGGTTGCGCTTGGTGAATTCGTCGGAGTTCGCGATCACCATTCCGCCGCGCGGCAGGTCGCCGATGTTTGCCTTCAGCGCGGCCGGGTTCATCGCGACGAGCACGTCAGGCCGGTCGCCGGCGGTCAGGATGTCATAGTCGGCGATTTGAATCTGGAATGACGAGACCCCGGGCAATGTGCCTGCGGGGGCTCGGATCTCGGCGGGATAGTTCGGCTGGGTCGCGAGGTCGTTGCCGAAGAGCGCGGCCTCCGAGGTGAACCGGTCACCGGTCAGCTGCATACCGTCGCCGGAGTCACCGGCGAATCGGATGACGACCTGTTCCAGGCGTTGGCGGTCCGACCCAACAGAAGGGGACCCGCCATGAGAATCTGACCCGGCTCCACTGCCGTTCGGATCCACGTCTCCGCCTTCCATTTGTTAACCGGACAGGCACTCTGCCGAAGTTTCAGGTTACGCGCCGTCAAAGGGAGTCCCGCGCTCACACGAGTGTATGAGACTGCTAGTACCAATTATTGCACTGGTTTTCGGGTCAAAAGGACGTCCTCGGCTACGCGTACTTACCAATATCTTAAGCAAAACACGTAGTCAGCGAGGGCTACCGACGAGTACGACACAAAACTGTGGTCTTGGTCACGTCGCTATCGAACCGTAATCGGACGTTGTCCGCACCGTCGTTCTTTGGACGCCAAACCAGGCACCCGAATAGAACCCGAAGGGGATTGGTCGGAACGACCCGACCGCAACAGACGTGTTGGCTAGGCGCTCTTGTCGCGACGCTCGGTACGCGACGGCTTGCGCGGCACGATGGTCGGCAAGACGTTGTCCTGCACGGTCTCCTTGGTAACCACCACTTTGGCGACGTCGTCGCGGCTCGGGATGTCATACATCACCGGCAGCAGGACTTCCTCCATGATGGCGCGCAGGCCACGGGCACCCGTGCCGCGGTGGATCGCCTGGTCGGCGATCGCCTCGAGCGCATCGTCACTGAACTCGAGCTCCACACCGTCCATCTCGAACAGGCGGGTGTACTGCTTGACCAGCGCGTTCTTGGGCTCGGACAGGATCTTGACCAGCGACTCCATGTCGAGGTTGGTGACCGAGGCGACGACCGGGAGGCGGCCGATGAACTCGGGGATCAGACCGAACTTGATCAGGTCCTCGGGCATCACGTCGGCGAAGTGGTCGGTGGTGTCGATCTCGGCCTTGGAACGAACCTCGGCACCGAAGCCCAGGCCGCGCTTGCCGACGCGCTCGTAGATGATCTTCTCCAGGCCGGCGAACGCACCCGCGACGATGAACAGCACGTTGGTGGTGTCGATCTGGATGAACTCCTGGTGCGGGTGCTTGCGGCCGCCCTGCGGGGGAACCGACGCCTGCGTGCCCTCCAGGATTTTCAGCAGGGCCTGCTGCACACCCTCGCCCGAGACATCACGAGTGATCGACGGGTTCTCGCTCTTGCGGGCGATCTTGTCCACCTCGTCGATGTAGATGATGCCGGTCTCGGCGCGCTTGACGTCGTAGTCGGCGGCCTGGATCAGTTTGAGCAGAATGTTCTCGACGTCCTCACCGACGTAACCGGCTTCGGTCAGCGCGGTGGCGTCCGCAATGGCGAACGGCACGTTGAGCATCTTGGCCAGGGTCTGGGCCAGGTAGGTCTTGCCGCAGCCGGTGGGGCCGAGCATCAAGATGTTGGATTTGGTCAGCTCGACCGGCTCGCACCGGGAGTCACGACCCTTTTCGCCGGCCTGAATCCGCTTGTAGTGGTTGTAGACCGCGACGGCCAGCGTGCGCTTAGCGGTGTCCTGCCCGATCACGTAGCCCTCGAGGAACTCCCGGATCTCCGCGGGCTTGGGGAGCTCGTCGAGCTTGACGTCGTCGGCGTCAGCCAGCTCCTCCTCGATGATCTCGTTACAAAGATCGATGCACTCATCGCAGATGTAGACCCCCGGGCCCGCAATGAGTTTCTTGACCTGCTTCTGACTCTTTCCGCAGAACGAGCACTTCAGCAGATCACCGCCGTCTCCGATGCGCGCCATGGTGCCTCAGTGCCTACTTCCTGTTGCCGTACGTCTTTTAACGTGCCGCATGTATTCCCCCGACGCTACCCGTTGGATCGGGCCCGCCGCGACCATTAGCGCCGAATCGCGTCGGTGGTATTCATGCCTGTCCGAAAACATATAGCCCGACAACCCCCGTCACTGCCGCAGACGCGCTTTCCGTGTCTTTGGCGTGTCGCGGTCGTTACCCCACCGAGGCTGCTAACACCAAGCTGGTTGCCAGGCCACCACCATACAGTGGCGAGGTGGGATTGGCCGGGGGAATTTTCAGGGCTGGCGAATCGATCCTGATCAGCGACGGCGGCCTGGCCACCGAGCTGGAAGCAAGCGGGCACGACCTGTCCGGCCCGCTGTGGTCTGCGCGGCTGCTGGCCGATGCCCCGGCCGAAATCGTCGCGGTGCAGCCGATTGATCGCCTACCCGAACAGCGGCCAACGACGATGTTCGACGAGTGTGCACTCAGCGCGAAAAATCAGCCGAAAATTCGCAGTGAGCGCACGTTCGGCGCAAACTCACGCGGTTTGAGCCGAAAGCTTGCGGTACTCGAGAACGGTGTCGATGATCCCGTAGTCCTTGGCCTCTTCGGCGGTCAGGATCTTGTCCCGGTCGGTGTCCTTGCGGATGACCGAGGGCTCCTTGTTGGTGTGCCGGGCCAGCGTGGTCTCCATCAAGGTGCGCATCCGCTCGATCTCGGCGGCCTGGATCTCCAGGTCGGAGAACTGCCCCTGGATCACACCCTGCAGCGACGGCTGGTGGATCAGCACCCGCGCGTTGGGCAGCGCCATCCGCTTACCCGGCGTACCGGCGGCCAGCAGCACCGCCGCGGCGGAGGCGGCCTGACCCAGGCACACCGTCTGGATGTCGGCGCGCACGTACTGCATGGTGTCGTAAATCGCCATCAGCGAGGTGAATCCGCCACCGGGCGAGTTGATGTACATGGTGATGTCGCGGTCGGGGTCCAGCGACTCCAACACCAGCAGCTGCGCCATGATGTCGTTGGCCGAGGCGTCGTCGACCTGCACACCGAGGAAGATGATGCGTTCCTCGAACAGCTTGTTGTACGGGTTGGACTCCTTGACGCCGAAGCTCGAGTGCTCGATGAACGACGGCAGGATGTAGCGCGCCTGGGGCTGGGTTTCGGGGTGCTGGAAACTCATCGGGCTTCTCCATTGGTGATGTGGGCGGCGCGAGTGATGATGTGGTCGACGAAGCCGTATTCCAGGGCCTCCTGCGCGGTGAACCACCGGTCGCGATCGGAGTCGGCCTCGATGCGTTCGATCGACTGGCCGGTGAACTCGGCGTTGAGCCGGAACATCTCCTTCTTGATGACGTGGAACTGCTCGGCCTGGATGGCGATGTCGGCCGCGCTACCGGTCACCCCACCCAGCGGCTGGTGCATCAGGATGCGGGCGTGCGGCAGCGCGTAGCGCTTGCCCTTGGTCCCCGCCGCCAACAGGAACTCGCCCATCGAGGCGGCCATGCCCATCGCATAAGTAGCGATGTCACAAGGCGCCAGCACCATCGTGTCGTAGATCGCCATCCCCGCGCTGATCGATCCGCCCGGGGAGTTGATGTAGAGGTTGATGTCCTTGTCGCTGTCCTCGGCGGCGAGCAGCAGAATCTGCGCGCACAGCCGGTTGGCGACCTCGTCGTTCACCTCCGAACCCAGGAAGATGATGCGCTCGGAGAGCAAGCGCTCATAGACCGAGTCCGTGAGGTTGAGACCCACCGAATTCGAACGCATATCAGTCACGACTGGGTTACCTGCTTTCTTTGCGATCTGTACTGACGACACTAACCAACCAAGCGCACCGTTTCGCGGCCACGCACCCCCGAAACGGGCGCGTTCGCTCACAGCGTCACGCTCGGGTCATTCCTCGCTGGACTCTTCGGCCGTGTCGTCAGCGTCCGTTGCAGCGTCCGTTGCGTCCTGCGCGTCAGCGTCGTTCTTGGTGCGGTCCGGGAAGAACTCGCTCGTGTCGATGGTGTTGCCGTCGGTGTCGGTGACCGTCGCCTTGGCGACCACCGCGGCGATCGCCAGACCGCGCCGCACATCGGCGAACATGGCCGGCAGCTGGTTGTTTTCCTGAAGGTAGGAGAACAACTGTTGCGGCTCGATGCCGTACTGCCGCGATGTGGCCACCAGTCGCTCGGTCAGGTCATCCTGGCCGACCTGGACTCCCAATTCATCGGCCAGCGCGTCGAACAGCAGCTGGCGCTGGACGTCCTTCTCTACCGCGGTGCGCGTCTCGGTTTCGAACTCCTCGCGCGTTTTGCCCTGTTCGGCAAGCACCTCGGCGAACTTGGCTTCGTCATGGTTGACGCTGTCGATGGCGCCGTGCATGGCGCTGTCGAACTGCTCGGCGACGATGCCCTCGGGCAGTGGCACGTCGACCTGCTCGAGCAGCGCGTCCATCGTGGCTTCCTGGATCTTGCCGGCCTGCTCGGCGCGCTTGAGGTTGGCCACTTGGTCGCGCAGGTTGCTGCGCAGCTCATCGATAGTGTCGAATTCGCTTGCCAATTGCGCAAATTCGTCATCGGGCTCGGGCAGTTCGCGTTGCTTGATCGTCTTGACGGTCACGGTCACCTGCGCGTCCTTGCCGGCGTGTTCGCCGGTGGCCAGCTTGGCGGTGAACTCCTTGGACTCGTCGACGGACAGGCCGACGATCGCGTCGTCGAGGCCTTCGATCAGCCGGCCGGAGCCAACCTCATGCGACAGGCCCTGCGCGGCGGCGCCCGGAATCTCTTCGCCGTCGATCGTCGCCGACAGGTCGATCGAGACAAAGTCGCCCTCGGCGGCCGGACGATCCACTCCGGTCAGGGTGCCGAACCGAGCCCGCAGCGACTGCAGCTCGGCATCGACGTCGTCGTCGCTGATCGCGATCGGATCCACCGACACCTTCAGCCCACTGAGGTCCGGGAGGGTGATCTTGGGGCGGACATCGACCTCGGCGGTGAAGGCGAGGTCCGCGCCGTACTCCTTCTTGGTCACCTCGATTTCGGGCCGGCCGATCGGATGCACCTCGGTCTCGGTGACCGCTTGTCCATACCGGGTGGGCAGCGCCTCGTTGACGACCTGGTCGAGCATCTCCTCGCGGCCGAAACGCGCCTCCAGCAACTTCATCGGCACCTTGCCGGGCCGGAACCCGGGTAGCCGGACCTGCCTGGCCAGCTCCTTGTACGCGCGCTGGAAGTCAGGCTCGAGTTCGGTGAACGGCACCTCAACGTTGATGCGCACCCGGGTGGGGCTCAACTGCTCGACGCTGCTTTTCACGGGTGTGCTCCTCGTTCTTTGTTCTCGGTGGTGCGGCGCGTGGTCGGGGTGACAGGATTTGAACCTGCGGCCTTCCGCTCCCAAAGCGGATGCGCTACCAAGCTGCGCTACACCCCGCGCTGA from the Mycobacterium lentiflavum genome contains:
- a CDS encoding saccharopine dehydrogenase family protein — its product is MTASGREFDIVLYGATGFVGKLTAEYLARAGAGARIALAGRSADRLHAVRDSLGEAAQSWPVLNADAASPATLDEMAARTRVVVTTVGPYARYGMPLVAACAAAGTDYADLTGEAMFIREAIDLYHKQAADNGARIVHSCGFDSVPSDLTVYALYRTAQDEGTGELGDTNFVMRALMGGFSGGTVASLMGVLRAASSDPGVRRLLADPYTLSTDRGAEPELGRQPDLPWRRGRDIAPELTGVWTAGFLMSSINTRIVRRSNALLDWAYGRRFRYTEHMSLGSSPLAPVASAVMAGIGNASFELGSRYMRLLPGALVDRITPKPGTGPSAKARDRGYYRLETYTTTTSGARYVARMQQRGDPGYKATAVLLGECGLALALDRDKLTDLRGVLTPAVAMGDVLLTRLPAAGVSLRTERLD
- a CDS encoding 2-oxoacid:acceptor oxidoreductase subunit alpha, producing the protein MDPNGSGAGSDSHGGSPSVGSDRQRLEQVVIRFAGDSGDGMQLTGDRFTSEAALFGNDLATQPNYPAEIRAPAGTLPGVSSFQIQIADYDILTAGDRPDVLVAMNPAALKANIGDLPRGGMVIANSDEFTKRNLTKVGYVANPLETDELSDYVVHSVAMTTLTLGAVETIGASKKDGQRAKNMFALGLLSWMYGRPIQTSENFIREKFVRKPDVAEANVLALKAGWNYGETTEAFGTTYEVSRATLPTGEYRQISGNTALAYGIVAAGQLSGIQVMLGSYPITPASDILHELSKHKNFNVITFQAEDEIGGICAAIGASYGGALGVTSTSGPGISLKSEALGLAVMTELPLLVIDVQRGGPSTGLPTKTEQADLLQALFGRNGESPVAVLAPRSPSDCFETALEAVRIAVSYHTPVILLSDGAIANGSEPWKIPDVSTLTPITHTFAKPDEPFQPYARDPETLARQFAVPGTPGLEHRIGGLEAANGSGAISYEPVNHDLMVRLRQAKIDGISVPDLEVDDPTGDAELLLIGWGSSYGPIGEACRRARRKGIKVAHAHLRYLNPFPANLGDVLRRYPRVVAPEMNLGQLAMLLRAKYLVDVQSVTKVHGVAFLADEVVRVIRGALAGSLAEIEQDKAMVARMAAATVGANA
- the mobA gene encoding molybdenum cofactor guanylyltransferase gives rise to the protein MSDAVSLAAVVLAGGESRRMGRDKATLPGPGGAATMAEFVVGVVAQRCEPVFVVAAPGQPLPKLAAHVIRDEIQGLGPLAATGRGLRAAAQAGAQFAFVCAVDMPLLTPELIDDLMALATKTDAEVIVPWDGRSHFLAAVYRTALADRIDALVAAGERRMSALIDASDAQQIVLPDSRALTNVNTDAEFRALVLPGA
- a CDS encoding LysM peptidoglycan-binding domain-containing protein; this encodes MSDTLTEGQQLQRGQSLASTNGAYTLTLQDDGNLVLAARGEALWATATNGQDVQRAEVQRDGNFVLYTSDKPVWHTDTKGKKDVRLVLQDDGNLVLYAADGPAWSSHTQTDGPPPPAPAAEPADVLPDPAQPVAEPAPDPMSGPVGGTPDPAPHAAPEPAPRTYTVVSGDTMWAIAERYYGDGSKYQVIADASGVADPDLLHPGQVLTIP
- a CDS encoding 2-oxoacid:ferredoxin oxidoreductase subunit beta, which gives rise to MTNAIGSDLAGTDLGLTPRLKKNDGVPTLSVEDQPQKGKDFTSDQEVRWCPGCGDYVILNTIRNFLPDLGLRRENIVFISGIGCSSRFPYYLETYGFHSIHGRAPAIATGLALSREDLSVWVVTGDGDALSIGGNHLIHALRRNVNITILLFNNRIYGLTKGQYSPTSEVGKITKSTPMGSLDHPFNPVSLALGAEATFVGRALDSDRAGLTEVLRGAAEHRGASVVEILQDCPIFNDGSFDALRKEGAEDRVINVRHGEPIVFGANGEYCVVKSGFSLEAAKTADVAVGEIVKHDAHTDDPAYAFALSRLSDQNLDHTVLGIFRDVSRPTYDDAARAQVAAARAATPYDAAALQSLLRGRDTWTVD
- a CDS encoding transglycosylase family protein; this encodes MNNVRKTLILAAITGSLVTLPSGTASADVPPPPAPDAPAPAAPAGFDVPPAPAPDAPPPAPVGFDPNVPPPPAPDAPPPAPVGFDAPPPPAPDAPAPIKAYSVNWDAIAQCESGGNWGISTGNGFAGGLQFTPSTWRANGGSGSPAGASREEQIRVAENVLHSQGIGAWPVCGRRG